The following are encoded together in the Bombus affinis isolate iyBomAffi1 chromosome 6, iyBomAffi1.2, whole genome shotgun sequence genome:
- the LOC126917306 gene encoding nuclear factor of activated T-cells 5 isoform X3, with protein MLLKGRLSEKKNRRHHGKNTKATAGNNAVGRSSAVTGSVHRSTVTSSSRAHSASRRISHQQRQQQQSQSQQQQQPKISLGSLRNSDEHGSRAGSAQDSCDSSNDSGLGFEDRQQHLTNANAWNGAGEEDSKRRKMDIKLESEDANFSFPEVTHTTNPDSKTANRGSSNGIGGLATISGSRTGNGATGRVVEVSRSRPGLGVLAKRTQQGPVTLTSQLCTASTDGKVQLQIICQPEQQHRARYQTEGSRGAVKDRTGNGFPIVRLVGYDKPTTLQVFIGTDLGRVAPHMFYQACRVSGKNSTPCIERKIDGTIVIEVDMDPAKDMMVTCDCVGILKERNVDVEHRFPQEAGVLQGRSKKKSTRCRMVFRTRITHPDGSSETLQVCSQPIVCTQPPGIPEICKKSLTSCPCTGGLELFILGKNFLKDTRVVFQLDNDDLSSSLEPHWECAVLPDKEFLQQTHLVCVVPAYRRQDLAPSETVSVKLYAVSSGKTSEPHTFLYTAASTPPEPSVGKVESITSPLSTTNGDTALATSPAAVSLTTGVTSNTLITQAAAGTANFLTTIQPQQPTSQTPEALKSDPSPPPVTASSQVTPVMMWAAQSSNCQNSPPDVMMPPPALVANPLLNRRSSSNLQLILPDNLKTEVLDENSENSMISENSMQSIPTPTANSSNGTSPLQQLVSENSREAPQANMIRSVPVAANGSPVQEAVNLLGVVDLMRNPHPLSLVSTHQNTFGGMHETSQVKVLSPHHINKETNPMLPAEGSPNGSLQAGGVVDLRMKHHQSEFATLPNFTATSNGQLPAQSAHSVEKYLNHIESNVKEAEGQENGFVGTIQQRASIITTGRQPQQGQASNILASSPQGVKLDTLVNSGAESHQLVSPLRTVNPNSNTIMSHVSAVTDHETISSPQQNRSSPPNNVKTILEAFLPGQTVTPLPGNAATSVPSPASVVSEQTNGDSLLTTINAALLPSMQEPSVAATGTSNSNVSVPSHNPLQVTNESMSTAAEHIPQIPGLIQQDVVAIQQAHQVEQVVAQAQQQVEQVVAQAQQQAVQAVQQAQQQVVQHVVQHAQVVQQAVQQVQAVQQVQVPAVQQAVQQATQEVVQQAVQQATQEVVQQVQAVQQAVQQAQAAQAMQQAVQQDIGSMLNQPAGFVAEASSALASGAAQEPSQQRLTNYAEQAINNVITNATQDIINNRPITTTTAHAIIATKNILNSVATQSAQLMNSAMEGILPKSPSGQNNIVEQVANKTPNSQNVNPPIANAANSANGTTVRKQEDGMLPQELTSMSEHDLLSYINPSCFDPQNGFLM; from the exons GTAACAATGCAGTTGGTCGATCATCAGCGGTGACAGGATCTGTTCATAGAAGCACCGTCACGTCGAGTAGCCGCGCGCATTCCGCTTCAAGAAGGATCAGCCACCAGCAACGCCAGCAACAGCAATCACAAtcgcagcaacaacaacagcctAAGATATCCTTAGGATCTTTACGAAACTCGGATGAGCACGGATCGAGAGCCGGCTCGGCACAGGACAGTTGCGATAGCTCCAACGATTCTGGCCTCGGCTTCGAGGACCGTCAACAACACCTTACGAACGCAAAC GCTTGGAACGGCGCCGGCGAGGAGGATTCAAAGAGGAGAAAGATGGACATTAAGCTGGAGTCCGAGGACGCGAACTTCTCCTTCCCGGAGGTTACACACACGACCAATCCTGACAGCAAGACGGCCAACAGAGGCTCGTCCAATGGAATAGGTGGATTAGCTACGATCTCAGGAAGTAGGACAGGAAACGGAGCCACGGGGAGAGTGGTCGAAGTCTCAAGATCCCGTCCAGGCTTGGGTGTCCTTGCTAAGAGGACTCAGCAGGGTCCTGTCACCCTCACCTCTCAACTGT GTACTGCTTCTACAGATGGAAAGGTACAATTGCAAATTATCTGTCAACCCGAGCAGCAGCACAGAGCTCGTTATCAGACGGAAGGTTCGAGAGGAGCAGTAAAGGATCGAACTGGAAATGGATTCCCAATTGTTCGTCTCGTTGGTTACGATAAACCAACTACCCTTCAAGTTTTCATCGGCACGGATCTTGGTCGTGTCGCTCCCCATATGTTTTATCAAGCTTGCCGTGTAAGCGGTAAAAATTCAACGCCATGCATCgaacggaagatcgacggtACCATCGTGATCGAGGTGGACATGGATCCAGCGAAAGACATGATGGTCACGTGCGACTGCGTCGGTATTTTGAAAGAACGGAACGTCGACGTGGAGCACAGATTCCCTCAGGAAGCCGGAGTGCTTCAAGGACGTAGCAAGAAAAAATCAACTCGTTGTCGCATGGTTTTTCGTACTAGAATCACTCATCCCGATGGTAGTTCGGAAACTTTGCAAGTTTGTTCTCAACCGATAGTCTGCA CTCAACCACCGGGAATACCGGAGATCTGTAAGAAATCACTCACATCGTGTCCATGTACTGGAGGATTAGAATTATTTATACTTGGAAAGAATTTTCTGAAAGATACTCGCGTAGTATTTCAACTAGACAACGATGATCTATCGAGTAGTTTGGAACCGCATTGGGAGTGTGCGGTTCTACCTGACAAGGAGTTTTTGCAACAAACGCATCTGGTTTGTGTGGTACCTGCATACAGGCGGCAAGATCTGGCACCGTCGGAAACGGTTAGCGTAAAATTGTACGCGGTATCGTCTGGAAAAACGAGCGAGCCTCACACTTTCCTTTATACCGCTGCATCTACGCCACCCGAACCATCTGTGGGCAAAGTCGAGTCTATAACTTCGCCTCTATCCACTACTAACGGCGATACTGCTCTAGCAACATCTCCTGCAGCAGTGTCTCTAACTACAGGTGTAACATCAAACA CTCTGATTACACAAGCAGCCGCAGGAACAGCGAATTTCTTAACGACTATACAGCCACAACAACCAACATCTCAAACACCGGAAGCTCTTAAGAGCGATCCGAGTCCACCACCGGTGACGGCATCCTCTCAGGTAACACCCGTTATGATGTGGGCTGCACAAAGTTCAAATTGTCAAAATTCACCGCCTGACGTGATGATGCCGCCACCAGCTTTGGTAGCGAATCCGCTTTTAAATCGCAGATCATCTTCGAATCTTCAATTAATTCTGCCAGATAATTTGAAGACCGAGGTACTAGACGAGAATAGCGAAAACAGTATGATTAGCGAAAACAGCATGCAGAGCATACCGACGCCGACTGCGAACAGTTCGAATGGTACCAGCCCGTTGCAACAGCTCGTCAGCGAGAACTCGAGGGAAGCACCTCAGGCTAATATGATTAGGTCGGTTCCTGTGGCGGCGAACGGTTCACCTGTGCAAGAGGCGGTCAATCTCCTCGGCGTGGTAGATCTAATGCGAAATCCACATCCATTGTCGTTGGTGTCGACACACCAGAACACCTTCGGAGGTATGCACGAAACATCTCAAGTCAAAGTTCTAAGTCCTCATCATATCAACAAAGAAACTAATCCGATGTTGCCGGCAGAAGGCAGTCCTAATGGAAGTCTTCAGGCCGGCGGTGTTGTTGATCTTCGCATGAAGCATCATCAGTCGGAGTTCGCTACACTACCAAATTTTACTGCTACATCAAACGGACAGCTACCCGCACAGAGTGCCCATAGCGTAGAAAAATATCTCAACCATATCGAATCGAACGTCAAAGAGGCTGAGGGTCAAGAGAATGGATTCGTAGGTACCATACAACAACGAGCTTCCATTATTACTACAGGACGCCAGCCTCAGCAAGGACAAGCTTCCAATATTTTAGCTTCTTCCCCCCAAGGCGTCAAGTTAGATACTCTTGTTAACTCTGGCGCTGAATCTCATCAATTGGTGTCCCCTCTGCGTACCGTGAATCCCAATAGTAATACCATAATGAGTCATGTTTCCGCAGTTACTGATCACGAAACGATCTCGAGCCCCCAACAAAATAGAAGTAGTCCACCAAATAACGTCAAGACGATTCTCGAAGCTTTTCTGCCGGGTCAAACCGTGACACCATTGCCGGGGAATGCTGCAACGTCCGTTCCATCGCCCGCATCAGTGGTCTCGGAGCAGACTAATGGCGATAGTTTGCTCACTACTATCAACGCTGCTCTGTTACCGTCGATGCAGGAGCCTTCCGTGGCTGCGACCGGTACGTCGAATTCTAACGTTAGTGTACCATCTCATAATCCGTTACAAGTTACGAACGAGAGTATGTCGACAGCGGCGGAGCACATTCCGCAGATTCCGGGTCTTATACAACAAGATGTTGTAGCGATTCAACAAGCGCATCAAGTGGAACAGGTTGTTGCACAAGCGCAACAGCAAGTCGAACAGGTTGTCGCCCAGGCACAGCAGCAAGCGGTCCAAGCTGTGCAACAGGCGCAGCAGCAAGTTGTTCAACATGTGGTGCAGCATGCGCAAGTCGTCCAGCAGGCTGTACAACAGGTGCAAGCGGTACAACAAGTTCAAGTACCGGCCGTTCAGCAGGCTGTCCAGCAAGCAACGCAGGAAGTAGTTCAACAAGCGGTGCAGCAAGCTACGCAGGAAGTTGTACAACAAGTTCAAGCTGTTCAGCAAGCGGTTCAGCAAGCGCAAGCGGCTCAAGCGATGCAACAGGCGGTGCAACAAGATATCGGTTCCATGTTAAATCAGCCAGCAGGTTTCGTTGCTGAAGCTAGTTCTGCTCTAGCGAGTGGAGCGGCCCAGGAACCATCTCAACAAAGGCTAACTAATTATGCCGAGCAAGCGATTAATAATGTAATTACTAACGCTACTCAAGATATCATTAACAATCGACCCATTACTACGACAACCGCGCACGCTATTATCGCAACGAAGAACATATTAAATAGTGTGGCCACTCAAAGCGCGCAATTAATGAACAGTGCTATGGAGGGTATTTTGCCTAAATCACCTTCCGGTCAGAATAATATCGTGGAACAAGTGGCGAATAAAACACCCAACAGTCAAAATGTAAACCCACCTATAGCAAATGCAGCTAATAGTGCAAACGGTACAACTGTTAGAAAGCAGGAAGATGGTATGTTGCCTCAAGAGCTTACCTCGATGTCAGAGCATGATCTGTTAAGCTACATAAATCCGAGCTGCTTCGATCCTCAAAACGGTTTTCTTATGTAG
- the LOC126917306 gene encoding nuclear factor of activated T-cells 5 isoform X8, giving the protein MAPDLEKRRQELRRTNSCTLEQGHEHLQMLLQLRCTGNALIEPYRHGNNAVGRSSAVTGSVHRSTVTSSSRAHSASRRISHQQRQQQQSQSQQQQQPKISLGSLRNSDEHGSRAGSAQDSCDSSNDSGLGFEDRQQHLTNANAWNGAGEEDSKRRKMDIKLESEDANFSFPEVTHTTNPDSKTANRGSSNGIGGLATISGSRTGNGATGRVVEVSRSRPGLGVLAKRTQQGPVTLTSQLCTASTDGKVQLQIICQPEQQHRARYQTEGSRGAVKDRTGNGFPIVRLVGYDKPTTLQVFIGTDLGRVAPHMFYQACRVSGKNSTPCIERKIDGTIVIEVDMDPAKDMMVTCDCVGILKERNVDVEHRFPQEAGVLQGRSKKKSTRCRMVFRTRITHPDGSSETLQVCSQPIVCTQPPGIPEICKKSLTSCPCTGGLELFILGKNFLKDTRVVFQLDNDDLSSSLEPHWECAVLPDKEFLQQTHLVCVVPAYRRQDLAPSETVSVKLYAVSSGKTSEPHTFLYTAASTPPEPSVGKVESITSPLSTTNGDTALATSPAAVSLTTGVTSNTLITQAAAGTANFLTTIQPQQPTSQTPEALKSDPSPPPVTASSQVTPVMMWAAQSSNCQNSPPDVMMPPPALVANPLLNRRSSSNLQLILPDNLKTEVLDENSENSMISENSMQSIPTPTANSSNGTSPLQQLVSENSREAPQANMIRSVPVAANGSPVQEAVNLLGVVDLMRNPHPLSLVSTHQNTFGGMHETSQVKVLSPHHINKETNPMLPAEGSPNGSLQAGGVVDLRMKHHQSEFATLPNFTATSNGQLPAQSAHSVEKYLNHIESNVKEAEGQENGFVVTDHETISSPQQNRSSPPNNVKTILEAFLPGQTVTPLPGNAATSVPSPASVVSEQTNGDSLLTTINAALLPSMQEPSVAATGTSNSNVSVPSHNPLQVTNESMSTAAEHIPQIPGLIQQDVVAIQQAHQVEQVVAQAQQQVEQVVAQAQQQAVQAVQQAQQQVVQHVVQHAQVVQQAVQQVQAVQQVQVPAVQQAVQQATQEVVQQAVQQATQEVVQQVQAVQQAVQQAQAAQAMQQAVQQDIGSMLNQPAGFVAEASSALASGAAQEPSQQRLTNYAEQAINNVITNATQDIINNRPITTTTAHAIIATKNILNSVATQSAQLMNSAMEGILPKSPSGQNNIVEQVANKTPNSQNVNPPIANAANSANGTTVRKQEDGMLPQELTSMSEHDLLSYINPSCFDPQNGFLM; this is encoded by the exons GTAACAATGCAGTTGGTCGATCATCAGCGGTGACAGGATCTGTTCATAGAAGCACCGTCACGTCGAGTAGCCGCGCGCATTCCGCTTCAAGAAGGATCAGCCACCAGCAACGCCAGCAACAGCAATCACAAtcgcagcaacaacaacagcctAAGATATCCTTAGGATCTTTACGAAACTCGGATGAGCACGGATCGAGAGCCGGCTCGGCACAGGACAGTTGCGATAGCTCCAACGATTCTGGCCTCGGCTTCGAGGACCGTCAACAACACCTTACGAACGCAAAC GCTTGGAACGGCGCCGGCGAGGAGGATTCAAAGAGGAGAAAGATGGACATTAAGCTGGAGTCCGAGGACGCGAACTTCTCCTTCCCGGAGGTTACACACACGACCAATCCTGACAGCAAGACGGCCAACAGAGGCTCGTCCAATGGAATAGGTGGATTAGCTACGATCTCAGGAAGTAGGACAGGAAACGGAGCCACGGGGAGAGTGGTCGAAGTCTCAAGATCCCGTCCAGGCTTGGGTGTCCTTGCTAAGAGGACTCAGCAGGGTCCTGTCACCCTCACCTCTCAACTGT GTACTGCTTCTACAGATGGAAAGGTACAATTGCAAATTATCTGTCAACCCGAGCAGCAGCACAGAGCTCGTTATCAGACGGAAGGTTCGAGAGGAGCAGTAAAGGATCGAACTGGAAATGGATTCCCAATTGTTCGTCTCGTTGGTTACGATAAACCAACTACCCTTCAAGTTTTCATCGGCACGGATCTTGGTCGTGTCGCTCCCCATATGTTTTATCAAGCTTGCCGTGTAAGCGGTAAAAATTCAACGCCATGCATCgaacggaagatcgacggtACCATCGTGATCGAGGTGGACATGGATCCAGCGAAAGACATGATGGTCACGTGCGACTGCGTCGGTATTTTGAAAGAACGGAACGTCGACGTGGAGCACAGATTCCCTCAGGAAGCCGGAGTGCTTCAAGGACGTAGCAAGAAAAAATCAACTCGTTGTCGCATGGTTTTTCGTACTAGAATCACTCATCCCGATGGTAGTTCGGAAACTTTGCAAGTTTGTTCTCAACCGATAGTCTGCA CTCAACCACCGGGAATACCGGAGATCTGTAAGAAATCACTCACATCGTGTCCATGTACTGGAGGATTAGAATTATTTATACTTGGAAAGAATTTTCTGAAAGATACTCGCGTAGTATTTCAACTAGACAACGATGATCTATCGAGTAGTTTGGAACCGCATTGGGAGTGTGCGGTTCTACCTGACAAGGAGTTTTTGCAACAAACGCATCTGGTTTGTGTGGTACCTGCATACAGGCGGCAAGATCTGGCACCGTCGGAAACGGTTAGCGTAAAATTGTACGCGGTATCGTCTGGAAAAACGAGCGAGCCTCACACTTTCCTTTATACCGCTGCATCTACGCCACCCGAACCATCTGTGGGCAAAGTCGAGTCTATAACTTCGCCTCTATCCACTACTAACGGCGATACTGCTCTAGCAACATCTCCTGCAGCAGTGTCTCTAACTACAGGTGTAACATCAAACA CTCTGATTACACAAGCAGCCGCAGGAACAGCGAATTTCTTAACGACTATACAGCCACAACAACCAACATCTCAAACACCGGAAGCTCTTAAGAGCGATCCGAGTCCACCACCGGTGACGGCATCCTCTCAGGTAACACCCGTTATGATGTGGGCTGCACAAAGTTCAAATTGTCAAAATTCACCGCCTGACGTGATGATGCCGCCACCAGCTTTGGTAGCGAATCCGCTTTTAAATCGCAGATCATCTTCGAATCTTCAATTAATTCTGCCAGATAATTTGAAGACCGAGGTACTAGACGAGAATAGCGAAAACAGTATGATTAGCGAAAACAGCATGCAGAGCATACCGACGCCGACTGCGAACAGTTCGAATGGTACCAGCCCGTTGCAACAGCTCGTCAGCGAGAACTCGAGGGAAGCACCTCAGGCTAATATGATTAGGTCGGTTCCTGTGGCGGCGAACGGTTCACCTGTGCAAGAGGCGGTCAATCTCCTCGGCGTGGTAGATCTAATGCGAAATCCACATCCATTGTCGTTGGTGTCGACACACCAGAACACCTTCGGAGGTATGCACGAAACATCTCAAGTCAAAGTTCTAAGTCCTCATCATATCAACAAAGAAACTAATCCGATGTTGCCGGCAGAAGGCAGTCCTAATGGAAGTCTTCAGGCCGGCGGTGTTGTTGATCTTCGCATGAAGCATCATCAGTCGGAGTTCGCTACACTACCAAATTTTACTGCTACATCAAACGGACAGCTACCCGCACAGAGTGCCCATAGCGTAGAAAAATATCTCAACCATATCGAATCGAACGTCAAAGAGGCTGAGGGTCAAGAGAATGGATTCGTAG TTACTGATCACGAAACGATCTCGAGCCCCCAACAAAATAGAAGTAGTCCACCAAATAACGTCAAGACGATTCTCGAAGCTTTTCTGCCGGGTCAAACCGTGACACCATTGCCGGGGAATGCTGCAACGTCCGTTCCATCGCCCGCATCAGTGGTCTCGGAGCAGACTAATGGCGATAGTTTGCTCACTACTATCAACGCTGCTCTGTTACCGTCGATGCAGGAGCCTTCCGTGGCTGCGACCGGTACGTCGAATTCTAACGTTAGTGTACCATCTCATAATCCGTTACAAGTTACGAACGAGAGTATGTCGACAGCGGCGGAGCACATTCCGCAGATTCCGGGTCTTATACAACAAGATGTTGTAGCGATTCAACAAGCGCATCAAGTGGAACAGGTTGTTGCACAAGCGCAACAGCAAGTCGAACAGGTTGTCGCCCAGGCACAGCAGCAAGCGGTCCAAGCTGTGCAACAGGCGCAGCAGCAAGTTGTTCAACATGTGGTGCAGCATGCGCAAGTCGTCCAGCAGGCTGTACAACAGGTGCAAGCGGTACAACAAGTTCAAGTACCGGCCGTTCAGCAGGCTGTCCAGCAAGCAACGCAGGAAGTAGTTCAACAAGCGGTGCAGCAAGCTACGCAGGAAGTTGTACAACAAGTTCAAGCTGTTCAGCAAGCGGTTCAGCAAGCGCAAGCGGCTCAAGCGATGCAACAGGCGGTGCAACAAGATATCGGTTCCATGTTAAATCAGCCAGCAGGTTTCGTTGCTGAAGCTAGTTCTGCTCTAGCGAGTGGAGCGGCCCAGGAACCATCTCAACAAAGGCTAACTAATTATGCCGAGCAAGCGATTAATAATGTAATTACTAACGCTACTCAAGATATCATTAACAATCGACCCATTACTACGACAACCGCGCACGCTATTATCGCAACGAAGAACATATTAAATAGTGTGGCCACTCAAAGCGCGCAATTAATGAACAGTGCTATGGAGGGTATTTTGCCTAAATCACCTTCCGGTCAGAATAATATCGTGGAACAAGTGGCGAATAAAACACCCAACAGTCAAAATGTAAACCCACCTATAGCAAATGCAGCTAATAGTGCAAACGGTACAACTGTTAGAAAGCAGGAAGATGGTATGTTGCCTCAAGAGCTTACCTCGATGTCAGAGCATGATCTGTTAAGCTACATAAATCCGAGCTGCTTCGATCCTCAAAACGGTTTTCTTATGTAG